The Cicer arietinum cultivar CDC Frontier isolate Library 1 chromosome 1, Cicar.CDCFrontier_v2.0, whole genome shotgun sequence genome contains the following window.
gaataagtaatcaaacatatctttaaataaattaacgagttaatatgttaatgaaattaaattttattttgatatttcacatcacattttgaagaatatgattttatatacattatatttaaatatattttataataatacatataaataaGTCAGAAACTAAATTAGGATAATATgcgtaaattattaaaagttgaatatataacaaaaatatcaaaatttaatataataattaatatagtaaaaaaatattatttatatttattaaaataggtCAGCCTAATAGACTTAAAAAACTTATTATGTGACATGTACCCGAcagttttaattaaatagacttttttataagttttaactttatctattaaaaataaagtctAATATGACCGTAAGTTAAACCATAGACCTCCATTAATGAACTTGACATATTGTCATCCCTACTCATAATGGATGacaacgattttttttttttttttttttgagtataTGACAATTAATTCAAGAGGGAAATCTATTTTGTAATGGAGCTAATGTACACATTCAACAGGGAAATTACATTACATGTGTTTATTTTGTATAGATATCAATGgtcaaatttattaattattgactTCAATTCATATATtagaagattaaaaaaattaaataaaataattctaaaaaaaaattccaaatacaaaaacaaataaataaaatataatttatagattTATGGGTatactttttcaaatttatctcttaattattttgcaaaataaatttttaaaaaaaatttcaataaaaaaggttttgatttttctcggatagaaaattatttaaatttcttctaagaaaaataattttgaaagttaaaaaaaaaaagtttttgatttttttaaaattattctagaaaaaaacttcaatttaattctaaataaaaaaataataatttaaaacttttttgttagttttttttagaaCAAAAAAATCGATCTTTTatttctagaaaaaaaaaaaagcttttgattttgtttgaaaacttctttttttatacttttgagaaaaataaatttaaaaaatgttttaagaagaaaaaaattaattgacaaAACAATAAACGTATAAATCCCTTAATTAAAtacacaaaaattaataaatcagattctttaaaaaatctctaaataGAAACTTACTATTAAGGAATTTAATAGGAACTTTTTTAAgagacattttattatttaattacggCTCTATAGATTTGggaacattaataaataaaaaattagaataatgaAAAAGTAACGGCTTGGAGATATAATTGGGATTCCATTATCGTCTTTATATTAGGATTAAATCTTTGGGAGTCTTTATATTAGGATTAAATCTTTGGGAGAGGCACACAAATTTTATACCAGTGGGTTTAAATTTGATTGTGGTTTggttttaattcaattaaaaaaaattacttagaGATGTTAATTGTTGATGCAAAGTAACTAGTTAggagtaatgattttttttattataaaaaacttattaaatAGCATTTATGAGAGTTCGTGAAGAGTTATAAGAGACTTCGAGACTCAAAAAACGCTAATAGATAGGTACTTACAAATCTTTCATAAAAAAGACTCTCAAATTATTAATATGTAGAGGTGATCATAGTACAAAAATTGAACTGAATTGTATTACATTAATGGTTTTGTTCAGTTCAGTTATTAATCcataaatataaactaatttaatattttgaacaaatttttactTAAACTTGACTTTGAagtaattttttgaaaaacaaattacttttttctagaaaaaagtttttaactttttcgagaaaaatagaTGTCGAAAATTTCTCGATAaaaattttttgagataaaaagtttcaattattttttgggtttcaaaaaatttttgatttttttttagaaaaatagatgtaaaagattttcataaaaaaatatttttgaatcttttctcaaaaaatttaaaaaaaatatatttaaagaaagTTTCtacttttttatgaaaaataaatatcaacaaattttttttcaaaaaatataatttcaattgaagttaaaaaaaataataaaccaatttttgaattaagtcagattagttattatattttaaatatataattcaatttataaattatttaattattttttatgtaatacaatctaatttataaatataatttgattaactatttattttgtataactAAGGGTAGGCGGTGTTGAAGGGTCAATGTTTCTGCAATTGTGCTTCCTTTATTGTTGTAAAATATACTTACTTGCCATGACTTATGCTTGTGACCATTCAAGTATATAGatagatttattttttcctctacaaaaaagaaaatgcgAGTCATTgttgtttaaattatttgttttttgtatTTCTTATTATAAATCATTGTTAGTTGTTcattgttgtttttgttgttgcttttgttgtttttactttatttgagaacattatattaaaattgtgtgatttattatttatgtttatatatatataattattaattgaagttaaataatatataaatgtaattattaataagaaatttttttatctatagataaaatgataaagaaacttataaataacaatttaaaatttaaatttaaaatataatattcaacctattaatattaacttttatcACTTGAGTTAAATCTTACAAATTATTGATTGATTATGATATTATGCCAAAATATTTGGTAGGTTCATGAAACCAAAATATAGTATTTGGGAGGTGATGAGGAAGtgttttgaaattgatattgtGGATTGTGTTGTTTGGTTTGTAGCACAAAACCTCAAACCTCATACCCATGTTAGTTTGTTAACAGTTAGATCCATAGAAAATTTTGAGGTAACAAATCATTTTGAGTTTAAAGATAGTCATTACATTATTGTTTAACTATAATCATTCAATATGTCTTATcatattaaatagtttttaaatcaaatataattatttaatattttgttgataCAATAAGTCATTATTAATTGTGAGTGtatctttttaaaattcaatcatttttacAACTAATCAAACTAGTTTTGAATagtccaaattttttttatatataattaaatatcaaattgaaaatattaactTACTCATTTGTAGTTGGTATAATCTCAAACGTTTCTCTCTCACATTCCAATCCTTATACAACAATCACAAATTCATTAACTAGGTATACATTACATTAACATATCAAACCACTTAACATTAAGCTcactatattaattaaatgtgacaaaagcacaataataattaaatgaatgataataaaatacaatagaaaataaggaaaacaaatacaaacaaaaagtATCAAACACACACCATAAATCATTAGACAATTTAGCAAAGCGTCAACCTCGAATAAgcaacataattaaaaaaattatttttcatgattttaaaatattgactGCAGATAATTGATGATAGTCTTGTCCAAACGAAACGCCTTAGTGAGAATTTCACTAGATATTTCTGGTGTAGCCCCAAACACTGCATTCCCAATAGTAATAGCTCCTGGATTCTGGCTACTAAGAGCTGCAATGGCAACAACATTATTGTATCCTATATTTCTCTGATAGTGAATTAGTCCTATGGGAAACACAAACACATCTCCTTTTTGTAGAACTTTCCTAAAGTGACGATTTTCAGGATTTGAAGTGATGAATCCAACTTCTAAGGTGCCTTCAAGAACAGTGAATATTTCAGTAGCACGAGGATGTGTATGAGGAGGGTTAACTCCCCATGGTGCGATATCAATACGAGCCATGGAAATTCCTAATGTGTTCAATCCTGGTAGCTGAGATGCAAATACTGGAGTTACTTTTGACCCAACAGAGTTTGTGGTGTTGCCTGCTATGTGAAGCCCACTAAACAAGAAGTCATTTGCCTCAACAACTTTACTATCTTTGCATATTGAATTCCCTAACATTGCCATAATTCATCACAAGGACAAAACTGTTAGAATCTtagtaacttcaaaaataaGTCCTACCATATATAAATCAAGGTAACTCATTTAAATGCTCTAGCACTTCTCACACTTTATGATGAATGgtaaaaaaagtaattacaTTGTGAGATGtaatttcattaatatttaaaaaaaaattatacctaCGGTACATATGAGTTATAGTTTGTGAATTTCATTAAGTGGCCacaatttatatgaaaatgCTCACATCAATAAGAAAGACCGAGTACTccatgaaaatatttatgtggAGTTGcaagaatatataaaattttatacgtACGAACAGAACAAAACGAGaagtcatttaaaaaaataacaaggaGGGAATTGGTTGATTGTTGTTAGTAAAAGGATACTcatatacatgtatatatattgttaattaataCCTTGGCCTATTGGGTTTGCCACGCAAAAATCTTGGAGAGTACTAGGATCAGTTGCCAAGACAGCTGAAAGTGAAAGAGCTAAAACAAACAGCAAGAGTGAGATATTAGCCATTTGATAAGAACTTGAAACTTGAATGCTCTAGTAGATTTTTAGACAAGGATTTGTACTAGGTGTTGTAGTATTGGTGGTTGAATATGGCATTGTATTAAGACGTATTTATATGGAATTTGTACATGGCATTGCATTAAGGCATCTTTTGAATTTGTACGTGGCTGTGAGCCCAATAGCACAAATATGCCGTCCtaactgaaaaatgaaatgGTCATCATTTGAACTGGTAATAAGAATCACTAACTTAGTGTGATATGCTGCCATTCGGCTAGTCATTAACTAAAGAatcttaattgattaattaatttagctGATCAACACCCAGCACTTCCATTTGTCAGggacattataaaaataatgtcaGTCAACAATAAAATAAGAGTAGTTTGGACTCGTAATGGATGACAATGGTATCTATTTTGGAGCTAATGTTCCCATTCAAGTGGGTATTAATAAAAGGAAAATGTTACTAAGTGCCctttggaaaaaataaaatgtttttcaaCGTATGTGGAGGTTTCTACATTCTGCATCAAATACAGGGAGTAACTTCTCACACTCTAATTagtcaaaaacaaataaaacttcTCACACTCTAAAAGGGTAAAAGTCATAAGATAcagataattttaaattatattatagatACAAAATAACTGATCTCCTTCGAgtatgctatgttagatttttTTAGTGATTAAGATATGAAAATAGTTTCGATAACATCTAATATAATTCAGTAAAAAAAACTGCAGAAAGTAAGGTCACGGATCTTTGAGTCAGTAATCAATTCAGCCGCCAATATGCGATCCAATGGCTTTGAATATGCAgtgcagatttttactgttttcgATGGTTTCACACAGTATTAAATCTCATCCGTCCATTTCAAATCAAACCATCTAGATCCAAATCAATTATTAAGACCATATAGTAATCGCatgtaggggtgggaataggccagaccagactttgaaaggtctgggtctggcctacgatgaatttttgaggcctaagtctggcctacggcctatgataggctttttttttcggcctgagcctagtctacggcctatcatggtcTATcttgtaagcctatttaaaagtattattcacattaaaaataatttttctatcaacataatttaaaaaaaatatgaaataaaccccctttaaaccttaaaaaatgatttttggtttaaaagaataaattttttattaaaacaaacgcacccattattatctctcaaacaaatggtctcaaataaactcagattattacctctcaaacaaatcctctcatgCAACATGTAATTATACACATATCAATTTATATGATTCTCCATATACCAATactaatgtgtatatgtatatatatattaaataaaaaaaatgatttttctaacaaaataatttttttaaaatatgaaacaaataccttttaaaccctaaaaaatagtttttgatttaaaagaataaattttttattgaaacaaacgcaTCTATTATTATCTCccaaacaactcagaatattcCCTCTAAACAAATTCTCTCAAACAACTCCaaatattacctctcaaacaaactcatattcagtaataataaacaattagggtttctaaatttatatactaataatatatataaagataacaaataaatagtattagtttttataaaatataaagtaacaaataaataatatcggtttttataaaaaaatatgttgttttcatacatgtttgttggagtgagtgcaatggaaattagaagaagaaaaaacaaagaatgaaatacatataaaatatatataggccggcctatCAGGCCGTCtgacttttttattaaacaggtcaggtcagaccagaccataagtaggccaggccataggccccctgtcggacggcctagcctattcccatccctaatcGCGTGTAATCTAATTCCCAATTTTACCATTGCCTGCCGTAGGAGTTTCATTCTAAAAAGTAACAACatgcaaattaattaatacatcataataTCAAAAAGTAATCCAGTGTAATTTAAAggcaattgtgttgtgtgtaatcaacaccaaaattaaaaaaccaAACGATATCATTTGACTTTAATACATATAAACATTTAACCGTTACAAACATCCAAGACTTAATCACAAGAACAAAAAGCATACACACTAATGAGTCAATCTAATTTGACTGTTCCACAATTTAAACATATACCACTCGCTCAAATCCAaccatatatttatatttgaaacaattttaaCAAATCATAGAGATGCCTTAAGCAGCAACCTCCTCTTCTTCCTCCTCCTCATACTCTTCTTCATCAGCAGTTGCATCCTGGTATTGCTGGTACtcagcaacaagatcattcaTATTACTCTCAGCCTCGGTGAATTCCATTTCGTCCATTCCCTCACCGGTGTACCAATGCAAGAAAGCCTTGCGCCTGAACATAGCTGTGAACTGCTCACTAACTCTCCTGAACATCTCCTGGATTGAAGTTGAATTACCAATGAAAGTGGATGCCATCTTAAGGCCCTTAGGTGGGATATCACAGACACTGGACTTGACATTATTAGGTATCCACTCAACAAAGTATGAAGAGTTCTTGTTTTGCACATTGATCATCTGCTCATCTACTTCTTTTGTGCTCATTTTACCACGGAACATTGCTGATGCAGTCAAATAACGGCCATGGCGTGGATCGGCAGCACACATCATGTTCTTAGCATCCCACATCTGCTGAGTCAGTTCGGGTACAGTCAAAGCACGATACTGCTGGGATCCTCTTGATGTCAAGGGTGCAAACCCAACCATGAAGAAATGAAGCCGTGGGAATGGGATAAGATTGACAGCAAGCTTACGAAGATCAGAGTTCAGTTGTCCAGGGAAACGTAGACAACAAGTAACTCCACTCATGGTGGCAGAAATGAGGTGGTTAAGATCACCAActgaaataataaaatcaagaaaaagtaattaaaaattgaacttCCAACTAAATtgcaaataaagtaaaatacattTCATTTAAAGAAAGTGACTGGATAACCAAATTGATGGCAGAAGTTCAACAGCAATAACTACCAGCAATGAGTAAAGGACAAGACCCTAAACCCACTTGAATCTTCCCACAGCCCCATCAATACATGCATATTCAATCCTAATTCAAATTGTGAATTGAACTGAAAACCATGTCAATATATCAACTACTACTTAATATTGACCATTTATCTGTAGCAAACAACTACAAAAGAATAGCCACAGATAATCATGATTCAtgataataacaacaacatatgcagcagcagcaacaaaaacaaaataggaATAACATTAACAACAAGCTGCAtttcatcatcaacaacaaaaaagcaTTTCCTCATTAATATCAGCTATATGAATCATATCTAATGACAAACCATTTAACTCTAAATTCTTCTCAATAaactgattttaaatttttcctaATCTTCCTATACCtctattaaaaatgttaatacaTTAATATACAACATAAGAATCATTACAACATCAACAACCAAATCCTTCCAACAGAAATGGGGTGTCTGTATGAATCAAACAATCCAATAATGCTCTATTGTGAACCATGTTAATGACAAATTTTACCTACAGTTTTTCTCAATGTTTCTCTAAATCTAAAAAACTGACCTCTTTCTAGAGCAAAGTTGTACCATATTTACATAAATAGAAGGTCGACTCCCAGCCCTACCCAGCTTTGTATCAACTAGCACAACATTCTAATCTCAATAACATTGAATTAATCTTCTTATTCTAATCTCTAAAACATTGAATTTATTTCCTCATTAGCACTTTGTCTCCAAACCAACATTTCATCTCATACAACATCATCTACCTTAACAATAATCTGCATTAATTaaacacataaaaattaaaacgaaTACTGAAAAACATACACGTCGGAGTAGCAAGCTTCAAAGTCCGGAAGCAAATGTCATAGAGAGCCTCGTTATCCAAAACCATACATTCATCAGCATTCTCAACAAGCTGATGAACGGAAAGCGTTGCATTATACGGCTCCACAACCGTATCAGACACCTTAGGAGAAGGAAACACGGAAAACGTCAACATCATTCGATCCGGATATTCTTCTCGAATCTTCGAAATCAATAGCGTCCCCATTCCAGAACCCGTGCCACCTCCCAAAGAATGACACACTTGAAATCCTGCaacacaaaacaaaaaaaatcataacaaatccaaaacaattCCTAAtcagttaattaattaatcaatcaattaattagTTAAGTTAATTACCTTGAAGGCAATCGCAATTCTCGGCTTCTTTGCGAACAACATCGAGGACGGAATCGATGAGTTCGGCGCCTTCGGTATAATGACCTTTCGCCCAATTATTTCCGGCTCCGGATTGACCGAAAACGAAGTTATCGGGACGGAAGATCTGACCAAACGGACCGGATCTGACGGAATCCATGGTTCCAGGTTCCAGATCCATGAGAACGGCGCGTGGAACGTACCTTCCACCACTAGCTTCGTTGTAATAGACATTGATGCGTTCTAATTGGAGTTCAGAATCTCCGTTATACTTTCCTGTATGATCGATTCCGTGTTCGTCGCAAATTACCTCCCAGAATTTGGCGCCGATCTGGTTCCCACATTGTCCGCCCTGGATGTGTAAGATTTCTCTCATTTTATTGGGAAAATGGAATTATTAGGGTTTTGTTTTGGTAAGGTTGAGAGAGGGAAGGAACGGGTATAATGTTGTTTGATTGAATTGGAAGGAATGATAAAGGGAAGAGTGAGTTTATGGTGGGGAGAATTTGAAGGGGAGTTGTTTATTTGTCTAATAATTTTGTGTTAGTGTTGAGGGCATTTTTGGAAGGAAAATGAATGTTCTACCGgctttaattattgttatgatcactaatttaatttattttttttgtaattaggAAAACTAGTTTATATCCAACTATGTAAAATTTGTTTTCACAAGTCTATTAAAAAgagaatttttgaattttttgtctttattataaaaaaaaaaaatagagttacGAATCTAATCTCACTCCTTACTATTATAAAccaaaaagaattatttttatagaaattaaaagatatagttaattttttaaatttgatgtaaagtataaattaaatttattaaattatctatttttaatgTCAAACAATTAACTATCAATATTAAACATTTTGAATTAAGTAAAGGAtgtattgaaaataataacattaaatgtattaaaagtaattaacttttgtttacaTTAATGATAAagatataagattttttttggtttataataGTAATCATATGGAGTATGTAACTACTAACTACACTAGTAGATGCATAAACATTTATATGTTCCGGAAATTTAAACTTTAGATTCTCATTTATGCTTTTGGACTCATAATAGTTATCAAAAGGAGTGTGTAAGTACAATGATATATGCATAAAGATTTTATATGCATAAAGATTCTCGCTTATGTCTAATTAGGGTGTGTAATTTTCACTATTAAGCTTTTTAAggacaaaaaataaagattaataaGTGTATATTGTTTGTGTAAAATTATTTCAGACTGAAGGTCAATCAAAGTCATTTGTGGTGCACTTATTCTCTCAAGCGATtacaaaaatacaataatatatcaaaacaaTAGTAGTGCATACTTTACCATGAGAATACATAGTCTAtttcctcaaaaaaaaaaagttacaaatttaagatgtatttattgttgaatttaatttatataaactaCCGGTATAAAGAGTTTTTACATTGTCAATTAATCATAACCGTtagataattaataatatttgacttttattataaatacatataaagtTACCCACGTGATTTGTCTACCGTGTAAAACTTTTTAGAGTAAAGTGCATACACATtaaactttttatataatttttttttgtctataaataaaatagtaaagaaATTTGTTCACAATAGTGAGGTCCTGATTTCAAATCGGAAACATAATTTTCAGTCTaataatatctatatttttcaattgaacTAGGTTTTACGAATATTTATACgaaatttttatcttatttaaaatacttgtctttttaatattagtaaatatatttaataactcACAATATTctataaagatatatttaaaaaatattcaaaaagttacaacaattaatgaattaattggTTTcggtgtttttgtttttcttcgtGTAATTAGAGTTTTGGCCGTCTTCCTTGCCTTTGGCCCACAAGGTAAGATTCACTGGTGGAGCTTGGATTGTTCTTTATAGGCAGTGAAATAGTTGAGTTATATATTATCAATTCATAAAACTCACGAGAAAAGTAACTAATGAAgactaaattaattatgtaaagattaatttaaataatatatttaaatcataaTTCAACTGACtaatgtcaataatattatatttattatagtaaaatttatcatttttaataaaataaaataaaatatatatatttaaataccaAATTGactaataaattcatttaaatttattttcataattttaatatatttaaacactattataacaatactcataaatttttttaaaaaaaatcaaatataattaaagtaCAATACGTAACACATCtcttttttaatcatataattaattttttagtgtattaaatactaaaaatatttactttttaaaactaagtGTAAATCATTACCTACACTAACTTGGGAATGGATCCGTCTCTTGGTGCAATAGTGAACTGCAAGGCTTTATAATCTTATTTATATCCGTGGTGAAATCTCGTCCACAACATTTATATGTTTTACGCTTAAAATACAATGGAAATGCAAAACTATTTATCACAGAATCGATTATATGTCTTGGTAGCTTGAAAAGGATGCAACACCACCACTGCCCCAAGTTAATTCATGGTCTATAATATGAAACGCTTTTAACATCTGCCATCAGTAAAACTTGTCGTTACATCAGGAAGAAAATTTAGTAATCAAAACTTTTCTATAAGTTATCCATTTTACAACACTTTCCGTACAAAATATAGGACCCTTTACGTTGTGACATTTGTTtctctctttttaaaatttttaaatttatgttagttttatttgttaattaaattagagacttttaaagtaaataattatatatattttaaaaataataaaaatatcaataaattattttaattatttttgaaaataaatctcTATCaactaatgttttattttttcttcataataatatttcacTTCAAAAGTCTTTCacttaagtaaaa
Protein-coding sequences here:
- the LOC101503879 gene encoding putative germin-like protein 2-1, with product MANISLLLFVLALSLSAVLATDPSTLQDFCVANPIGQGNSICKDSKVVEANDFLFSGLHIAGNTTNSVGSKVTPVFASQLPGLNTLGISMARIDIAPWGVNPPHTHPRATEIFTVLEGTLEVGFITSNPENRHFRKVLQKGDVFVFPIGLIHYQRNIGYNNVVAIAALSSQNPGAITIGNAVFGATPEISSEILTKAFRLDKTIINYLQSIF
- the LOC101504198 gene encoding tubulin beta-5 chain, with the protein product MREILHIQGGQCGNQIGAKFWEVICDEHGIDHTGKYNGDSELQLERINVYYNEASGGRYVPRAVLMDLEPGTMDSVRSGPFGQIFRPDNFVFGQSGAGNNWAKGHYTEGAELIDSVLDVVRKEAENCDCLQGFQVCHSLGGGTGSGMGTLLISKIREEYPDRMMLTFSVFPSPKVSDTVVEPYNATLSVHQLVENADECMVLDNEALYDICFRTLKLATPTFGDLNHLISATMSGVTCCLRFPGQLNSDLRKLAVNLIPFPRLHFFMVGFAPLTSRGSQQYRALTVPELTQQMWDAKNMMCAADPRHGRYLTASAMFRGKMSTKEVDEQMINVQNKNSSYFVEWIPNNVKSSVCDIPPKGLKMASTFIGNSTSIQEMFRRVSEQFTAMFRRKAFLHWYTGEGMDEMEFTEAESNMNDLVAEYQQYQDATADEEEYEEEEEEEVAA